In Vigna unguiculata cultivar IT97K-499-35 chromosome 3, ASM411807v1, whole genome shotgun sequence, a single genomic region encodes these proteins:
- the LOC114175314 gene encoding uncharacterized protein LOC114175314 produces MDPWEALAVDDEVLKEFLERSNSATTFIPGPVGNAQAVILNRQLDEAHNTQEFMNKMAAASHARDFYSNAWKWAEQFIKHHALVQNGDIKNITPLSQRKSLERMPFMACVVKECKPNGLGDMLITMKDQSDIAKASIHNKVLKDDEFGSDVVVGYVLLLKEVVVFKHPRRIQYLNITLRNIVKVFKYDISPPTEEEVKDSLPVVRLNYVPKKTVDQNMETNVQSDLNVNQNINMDHNVEANIDTNNPPPVSANVDEILQKMVPPSTQSPSYELGETSKDESSALDNISLS; encoded by the exons ATGGATCCGTGGGAGGCCTTGGCGGTAGATGACGAGGTTCTCAAAGAATTTCTAGAAAGGTCGAACTCAGCCACAACTTTCATCCCTGGACCAGTTGGAAACGCCCAGGCTGTTATCCTTAACAGGCAGTTAGATGAAGCACACAATACACAAGAGTTTATGAACAAAATGGCTGCTGCGAGTCATGCACGTGATTTTTACTCAAATGCTTGGAAGTGGGCAGAGCAGTTCATCAAACACCATG CTCTGGTTCAGAATGgagacattaaaaatataactccATTGTCGCAAAGGAAATCATTGGAAAGAATGCCCTTTATGGCTTGTGTAGTCAAAGAATGTAAGCCAAACGGGCTTGGTGACATGCTTATCACTATGAAG GACCAATCTGATATCGCGAAAGCTAGCATCCACAATAAAGTGCTTAAGGATGATGAATTTGGTTCAGATGTTGTTGTTGGATATGTTCTGCTATTGAAAGAA GTTGTCGTCTTCAAGCATCCTCGACGGATTCAATACCTAAATATCACTCTAAGGAACATTGTCAAg GTTTTCAAATATGACATTAGCCCTCCAACTGAAGAAGAAGTAAAGGATTCTTTGCCTGTAGTGCGACTTAACTATGTTCCGAAAAAAACTGTCGATCAAAATATGGAGACAAATGTGCAATCTGATTTAAACGTaaatcaaaacataaatatGGATCATAATGTCGAGGCAAATATCGACACCAACAACCCACCACCTGTGTCGGCCAATGTGGACGAAATACTACAGAAGATGGTTCCTCCCTCAACTCAAAGTCCTTCTTATGAACTGGGGGAGACCTCTAAGGATGAATCATCTGCCTTGGATAATATTTCACTTAGTTAG
- the LOC114175317 gene encoding protein FAR1-RELATED SEQUENCE 5-like, with translation MPFAPFVGVNHHGHSILLGCGLLSAEDSSTFVWLFRCWLRCMGNKSPEGIITDQCKAMQNAIQMVFPNTRHQDFESGWNNFIELYDLQLNEWLHTLFEERHRWVPCYLKCDFWAGMSITQRSEGMNVFFDGFINSTTTLQQFVVQYDNALRSKAEKEYEADFSSLNTTIPCGSQSFIERQFQEEYTHAKFREVQNKFRCKMNYNVKNVAFDGIRTKYFVKEALIWKGESADKMHEVLFDPSTKDIECSCRLFEFRGILCRHSLMVLAQEDVRCVSQKYILGRWSKRIRRRHTLIRASYNTKKDEPNVKRYDFLCKKFYDIAEVTCESQSGTDFLVDQLESLSKNASIRDAGATSLGAQKDMSSTPNTAVEHNNILSPAHVKRKGRPRGLRMQSTVEKIGKKKICKAARNKACRDGISVHHGDLGTSTKQSTGAEMHGRDINNMCTGFVSSLTSVESTQLCHESQHIFRN, from the exons ATGCCATTTGCACCATTTGTTGGGGTTAATCACCATGGTCATTCAATCTTACTAGGTTGTGGACTTCTATCTGCAGAAGACAGTAGTACATTTGTGTGGCTATTTCGATGTTGGTTGCGATGCATGGGAAATAAATCCCCTGAAGGCATTATCACTGATCAGTGCAAGGCTATGCAAAATGCAATCCAAATGGTCTTCCCCAACACACGACATC AGGATTTTGAGAGTGGATGGAATAATTTCATTGAACTGTATGACCTACAACTAAATGAATGGTTGCACACCCTATTTGAAGAAAGGCATCGATGGGTGCCATGTTATTTGAAATGTGATTTTTGGGCTGGCATGTCGATAACACAAAGAAGTGAGGGGATGAACGTCTTCTTTGATGGGTTCATTAACTCTACAACCACACTCCAACAATTTGTGGTTCAATATGACAACGCCCTTCGTTCCAAGGCAGAGAAGGAGTACGAGGCGGACTTCAGTTCTCTTAATACTACCATTCCTTGTGGATCTCAATCATTTATCGAGAGGCAATTTCAGGAGGAATACACTCATGCAAAATTTAGGGAAGTGCAAAACAAATTTCGGTGCAAAATGAACTATAACGTGAAAAATGTTGCATTTGATGGGATTAggacaaaatattttgtcaaagAAGCTTTGATATGGAAAGGCGAAAGTGCAGACAAGATGCATGAAGTTTTATTTGATCCTTCAACAAAAGACATTGAATGCTCTTGTCGACTATTTGAGTTTAGAGGTATTCTTTGTCGACACAGCCTAATGGTCCTTGCACAAGAAGATGTTAGATGTGTTTCACAAAAGTATATTCTTGGTCGGTGGAGCAAACGGATACGTAGAAGGCATACTTTGATACGAGCATCATACAACACTAAGAAAGACGAACCAAATGTTAAGAGGTATGACTTTTTGTGTAAGAAATTTTATGACATTGCTGAGGTTACATGTGAAAGTCAAAGTGGAACAGACTTCCTTGTTGACCAACTGGAGTCGTTGTCAAAAAATGCATCCATAAGAGATGCGGGAGCAACTTCATTAGGGGCTCAAAAAGACATGTCTTCTACACCTAATACTGCGGTTGAACACAACAACATACTAAGCCCAGCCCATGTGAAAAGAAAGGGTCGACCACGAGGATTAAGGATGCAATCAACCGTTGAAAAGattggcaaaaaaaaaatatgtaaggCTGCAAGGAACAAAGCATGCAGAGATGGAATCTCAGTCCATCACGGTGACCTTGGGACTTCTACTAAACAATCTACTGGTGCAGAAATGCATGGAAGAGATATAAACAACATG TGCACAGGCTTTGTATCCTCGTTGACATCAGTAGAAAGCACACAACTTTGTCATGAAAGTCAACACATTTTTAG GAACTAG
- the LOC114175318 gene encoding uncharacterized protein LOC114175318: MAGKREVKSSSHSWNKGKKTKMEKDAQVRILHRCDTKYIVEVNNVLKATHRKRIEGTPFRWCLSLDKVLEINCPLIREVLNRWVVDGEFIRVGPHLVRLSIYDVCICLGLTMVGKSVPFDSEVSGLVGSLFENKPISVRDISKKIKNYVSSDDDDDVQSVCRLYLLLCFSVFYFPRTSRTVNNMPFKILDNLDNLSDFNWADSVHTFLIGGMNRGRKVLLENQNSSSLNIAGCVAVIQIWAARRLGLEDVQTENQFPRILHWPLVKIRTVNIKSLFEKTKVVFDWSLSDEDNNNPIVQTALSVLHEGTAKDDDNEFRGRSKAEVELEEKIQKHEMLIKEMKAELKKMRSEYLGRTAADTCDSEANVLNEDHCPPFEQKKSGPQDCVAEANVLNSIHGSPQQQEECNKAEVSPSPQKECDQSRIDMGKLYKDVTAHGSCSIVYAEVKGQLLRSNECHGFCPRGWIDNMSVLFAASYFMYKEKSETERNAVIIDCNKRKINRRVWRVDDYRHYLPLDLCSIQEILRADLMQNVENLFWLLMNDKNQMKPTFELVIDDLPHQPNLHNCGILVLKYI; the protein is encoded by the exons ATGGCAGGGAAAAGGGAAGTGAAATCTTCTTCGCATTCATGGAATAAGGGTAAGAAGACGAAGATGGAGAAGGATGCCCAG GTGAGGATCCTGCATCGTTGTGATACGAAATACATTGTTGAAGTAAACAATGTACTCAAAGCAACCCACCGTAAGCGGATTGAAGGAACACCATTTAGATGGTGTTTGTCTCTGGACAAGGTGTTGGAAATAAATTGCCCTTTGATTAGGGAAGTTTTGAATCGGTGGGTTGTAGATGGGGAATTCATTCGTGTTGGCCCACACTTAGTTCGCTTATCAATATATGATGTTTGTATATGCTTAGGTCTTACTATGGTTGGTAAATCTGTTCCATTTGATAGTGAAGTTAGTGGGTTAGTAGGTTCACTTTTCGAGAACAAACCTATTTCGGTCCGAGATATAAGTAAGAAGATTAAGAACTATGTTAgtagtgatgatgatgatgatgtacaAAGTGTTTGTAGGTTGTACTTGTTACTTTGTTTCTCTGTCTTTTATTTTCCTAGGACTTCTAGGACCGTGAACAATATGCCTTTCAAAATCTTAGACAATCTGGACAACCTTAGTGACTTTAATTGGGCCGATTCTGTTCATACCTTTTTGATTGGTGGTATGAATCGTGGACGTAAGGTTCTACTAGAAAACCAAAATTCGAGTAGCCTTAACATAGCCGGTTGTGTTGCAGTTATACag aTTTGGGCTGCCCGTCGACTTGGGTTAGAAGATGTacaaactgaaaatcaattccCAAGAATTTTGCACTGGCCATTGGTTAAGATTAGGACAGTTAACATTAAGTCCCTTTTTGAAAAGACTAAG GTTGTTTTTGATTGGTCTCTAAGTGATGAAGACAATAACAACCCAATTGTTCAAACTGCACTTAGTGTTTTGCATGAAGGCACTGCAAAAGACGACGACAACGAATTTCGTGGTCGTTCTAAAGCTGAAGTGGAATTGgaagagaaaatacaaaagCATGAAATGCTAATTAAGGAGATGAAGGCAGAATTGAAAAAGATGCGTTCTGAATACCTTGGAAGGACTGCAGCTGACACTTGTGATAGTGAAGCAAATGTGTTAAATGAAGATCATTGTCCTCCATTTGAGCAGAAGAAGTCTGGACCTCAGGATTGTGTTGCTGAAGCTAATGTTTTGAATTCAATTCATGGTTCTCCACAACAGCAGGAAGAGTGTAACAAAGCTGAGGTTTCCCCTTCACCGCAAAAAGAGTGTGACCAATCAAGGATTGATATGGGTAAATTGTACAAGGATGTGACCGCTCATGGTAGTTGTAG CATTGTTTACGCTGAAGTGAAAGGGCAATTATTAAGAAGCAATGAGTGCCATGGCTTTTGTCCTCGGGGTTGGATTGATAACATG TCTGTTTTGTTTGCTGCAAGTTACTTCATGTACAAAGAGAAAAGTGAGACTGAGAGA AATGCGGTGATCATCGACTGTAACAAGAGAAAGATTAATAGACGTGTCTGGCGTGTGGACGACTATAGGCATTACCTTCCGCTTGATTTGTGTTCTATTCAAGAAATTTTAAGAGCTGATCTG ATGCAGAATGTGGAGAACCTTTTTTGGCTTCTAATGAATGacaagaaccaaatgaaaccAACATTTGAACTAGTCATTGACGACCTTCCTCATCAACCAAATTT GCATAACTGTGGCATTTTGGTCTTAAAGTATATTTAG